In Candidatus Schekmanbacteria bacterium, the following proteins share a genomic window:
- the msbA gene encoding lipid A export permease/ATP-binding protein MsbA: MELYSRLFQYVKKYWFRMVVGTSFALVVSSTKGLTAWAVKPALDEIFLKGDKTKLILLPIGILLLFGVQGMARYLQNYLMKHVALKVVMEIRRDLYNHIQSLSLSFFHKIPCGALMSRITNDVKILSSVASDIIPDFLRQIFTLFSLIAVLFYQDWQLAIIAVFILPFVGIMMNSFGKKIKKISKKSLENSASLNSVLQESFSGIKIVKAFVMEEYEKKRFQKVNKRNFDISMKGVRVNEISSPLMEFLGAIAGAFILWYGGFRVINGYSTPGTFFSFLAALALLYDPLRKLTKMNNQIQKAMAGAERVFELMDTMPEIKESESPIHIDSFKEKIEFENVSFMYNKKDGLVLKNINFSIKKGEIVAIVGPSGVGKSTLVDLIPRFYDPTEGKILIDGIDISEVSLSSLRSMIGIVTQETFLFNDTIANNIAYGRQNAAMEEVIEAAKLAYAHDFISAFPDGYDTVIGERGVRLSGGEKQRISIARAILKNPDILILDEATSALDSESEKMVQKALENLMKERTTFVIAHRLSTIVHADRIIVLSDGTIAEIGRHEELLKKKGIYSKLYEIQFRSAEESQKLVTH, from the coding sequence ATAGAGCTATACAGTCGGCTGTTTCAGTATGTAAAAAAATACTGGTTTAGGATGGTCGTTGGCACATCTTTTGCTCTTGTTGTCTCTTCTACCAAAGGGCTTACGGCATGGGCTGTTAAACCTGCCCTTGATGAGATTTTTCTCAAAGGTGATAAAACAAAATTGATACTTTTGCCAATAGGAATATTACTCCTTTTTGGCGTGCAGGGAATGGCGCGGTATCTTCAAAACTACCTGATGAAGCATGTTGCCCTGAAAGTTGTGATGGAAATTCGGAGAGATCTATACAATCATATTCAAAGTCTCAGTCTTTCTTTTTTTCATAAAATTCCCTGCGGGGCTTTGATGTCAAGGATAACGAACGATGTAAAAATTCTTTCTTCTGTTGCTTCTGATATTATTCCTGATTTTTTAAGGCAGATTTTTACTCTCTTTTCGCTCATTGCTGTGCTCTTTTATCAGGATTGGCAGCTTGCTATTATTGCGGTTTTTATTCTCCCTTTTGTAGGGATAATGATGAATTCTTTTGGAAAGAAAATTAAGAAAATAAGCAAAAAGAGTTTGGAAAACAGCGCAAGCCTAAATTCAGTCCTTCAGGAATCCTTTTCAGGAATAAAAATAGTAAAGGCATTTGTTATGGAAGAATATGAGAAAAAAAGATTTCAAAAAGTGAATAAAAGAAATTTTGATATAAGTATGAAAGGAGTAAGGGTTAATGAAATAAGTTCGCCTCTTATGGAGTTTTTAGGTGCCATAGCAGGCGCATTTATATTGTGGTATGGAGGATTTAGAGTAATAAACGGATACAGCACACCGGGAACATTCTTTTCATTTTTAGCGGCTCTTGCCCTTCTCTATGACCCTTTGAGAAAACTCACTAAAATGAACAATCAAATTCAAAAAGCTATGGCAGGTGCTGAAAGGGTCTTTGAGCTAATGGATACGATGCCTGAAATTAAAGAAAGTGAATCGCCCATCCATATTGATTCATTCAAAGAGAAAATTGAATTTGAAAATGTTTCCTTTATGTATAACAAAAAGGATGGATTAGTTTTGAAAAATATCAATTTTTCAATAAAGAAAGGAGAAATAGTCGCTATTGTAGGCCCAAGCGGCGTTGGCAAATCTACTTTAGTTGACCTAATACCTCGATTCTATGACCCTACAGAAGGAAAAATCCTGATAGACGGCATAGATATATCCGAAGTTTCTCTTTCATCTCTTCGCTCAATGATAGGAATAGTAACACAAGAGACATTCCTTTTTAATGACACAATTGCCAACAATATTGCTTATGGTAGGCAGAATGCAGCTATGGAAGAAGTTATAGAAGCTGCAAAGCTTGCTTATGCCCACGATTTTATATCTGCTTTTCCTGATGGTTACGATACTGTCATAGGCGAGAGAGGCGTAAGATTATCAGGAGGAGAAAAGCAAAGGATTTCGATTGCCCGTGCAATTCTTAAAAACCCTGATATTCTAATTCTCGATGAAGCAACTTCAGCACTTGATTCAGAATCTGAGAAAATGGTGCAAAAAGCCCTTGAAAACTTGATGAAGGAGAGAACGACTTTTGTCATAGCTCACCGTCTTTCAACAATTGTTCATGCAGACCGTATCATTGTACTCAGTG